In Phoenix dactylifera cultivar Barhee BC4 unplaced genomic scaffold, palm_55x_up_171113_PBpolish2nd_filt_p 001203F, whole genome shotgun sequence, the following proteins share a genomic window:
- the LOC120108165 gene encoding LOW QUALITY PROTEIN: putative cytochrome c biosynthesis ccmC-like mitochondrial protein (The sequence of the model RefSeq protein was modified relative to this genomic sequence to represent the inferred CDS: deleted 1 base in 1 codon), translating to MTGKMQLACTNETAINSSLFPLTKHPLFLRSSGTGTEIGAFSTLFTLVTGGFRGKPMWGTFRVWDARLTSVFILFLIYLGALRFQKLPVEPAPISIRAGPIDIPIIKSPVNWWNTSHQPGSISRSGTSIHVPMPIPILSNFANFPFSTRILFVLETRLPIPSFPESPLTEEIEAREGIQKKPRKLAEIDDSLCVASMALNGYNIGWQIGEYGFESGHPAPVGGGIRDGD from the exons ATGACCGGAAAGAT GCAGCTTGCTTGCACGAACGAAACAGCTATAAACAGTTCCTTGTTCCCATTAACAAAACATCCCCTTTTTCTTCGCTCTTCCGGAACCGGTACAGAAATTGGTGCTTTTTCTACTTTGTTTACCTTAGTGACTGGGGGGTTTCGGGGAAAGCCTATGTGGGGTACCTTTCGGGTGTGGGATGCTCGTTTAACTTCTGTATTCATCTTGTTCCTTATTTACCTGGGTGCACTGcgttttcaaaagcttcctgTCGAACCGGCTCCTATTTCAATCCGTGCTGGACCGATCGATATACCAATAATAAAGTCTCCAGTCAACTGGTGGAATACATCGCATCAACCTGGGAGCATTAGCCGATCTGGTACATCAATACATGTTCCTATGCCCATTCCAATCTTGTCTAACTTTGCTAACTTCCCCTTCTCCACCCGTATCTTGTTCGTTCTGGAAACACGTCTTCCTATTCCATCTTTTCCCGAATCTCCCTTAACGGAAGAAATAGAAGCTCGAGAAGGAATA CAAAAAAAACCTAGAAAACTCGCTGAGATTGACGATTCTCTCTGTGTTGCATCCATGGCGCTTAATGGTTACAACATTGGCTGGCAAATTGGGGAATACGGCTTTGAGTCGGGGCACCCCGCCCCGGTAGGTGGTGGGATAAGAGATGGAGACTAG